The following DNA comes from Halalkaliarchaeum sp. AArc-CO.
TGGTACCTTCGACGCGACCGACAGCGAGGTGATCGAGGCAGCCAAGGCCGCCGAGGCTCACGAATTCATCCAGAACCTGCCCGACGGCTACGACACGATGGTCGGCGAGCGCGGGGTGAAGCTCTCGGGCGGACAGCGCCAGCGGGTCAGCATCGCCCGCGCGGTGTTGAAGGATCCAGACATCCTCATCCTCGACGAGGCGACCTCCGACGTCGACACCGAAACCGAGATGCTGATCCAGCGGTCGCTCGACCGACTCACCGAAGAGCGGACGACCTTCGCCATCGCCCACCGGCTGTCGACGATCAAGGACGCCGACACGATCGTCGTCCTCGAGGACGGTCGGATCGTCGAACGCGGCACTCACGGGGATCTGCTCGAAAACGACGGGCTGTACGCCCACCTGTGGGGCGTGCAGGCGGGCGAAATCGACGAACTTCCCCAGGAGTTCATCGAGCGGGCGGCCCGGCGGCGGGCCCGGACGGAAGTCAGTGGCGGGGACGACGACTGATACTGATTATTTATCAGTTGTTGGCAATGTGATTTACTTTAGTTAGCTCGGAACGCGTAAACTGGCGTTCCGAACTCGATTACCGCGGATTCGTATATAAACCTGAGTCATATTGCCAACTACTGTTATGGGCGGGACGTTGACGGCCATCGTCTCCAAAAACAGTGATCTTCCGGGTGAACGGGGGCGTTTATTGTGAACGGACGGCAGTTCTACACTAGGGACGGAGTGCCTCTGACAGCACGGGAGTGGTGAGTAATCCACGTTCTTTCCCGTCCCGCTACGGTTCTGACGTGCAACCCGCCATCCACGTTGCAGAGCGTCGAGGAGGAAGGCAAAAATCCCTCCCCCGTCCACTGGGTAGTATGCGACTGTCCGAATCGACCTGGAGCGAGGTTCGCGAGGCCGATCCGACGGTGGCGCTCGTTCCCGTCGGCAGCACCGAACAGCACGGGCCCCACGCGCCGCTGGGAACCGACACGCTCAACGCGGTTTCGGTCGCCGAGGCGGCCGCACAGCGGTACGAGGCAAACGACGATGAAGGCGGGGACCGATCGGCCGACGACCTCCTCGTCGCCCCGCCGATCCCGGTGGGGGTCGCCGAGGAACACCGCGCGTTCGACGGGACGCTGTGGGTGTCGCCCGACACGTTCCGTGCGTACGTCCGGGAGACGGCAGAGAGCCTGGCGCACCACGGGATCGAAGACGTCGTGTTCGTGAACGGCCACGGCGGGAACGTCGACGCGCTCTCGGAGACGGCGGCTCGACTCTCCCGGGACGGGACGGCCTACGCGCTGGCGTTCACCTGGTTCGACGCCGTCGGCGACCACTCCAGCCGGATGGGACACGGCGGCCCGTTGGAGACGGCGCTGTTGCGTTCGACTCACCCCGAACTCGTTCGCGACGACCGGATCGAGGAGGCCCGCGAGGGGGCGTCCGACCGGTGGGGCGAGTGGGTCGCCGGCGTCAACCTCGCACACGACTCGGCTGAGTTTACGGACAACGGCGTCGTCGGCGATCCGGGGGAGGCCACCGCCGATTTCGGCGACGAACTTCTCGAACTGTCCGCGGCGGCGCTCGTCGATCTGCTCGCGGCGATGGACACCAGACGCTGAGGGATTGACATCCGGCGCTGAGGCTCGATCCGGTCTTCCCCACTC
Coding sequences within:
- a CDS encoding creatininase family protein, translated to MRLSESTWSEVREADPTVALVPVGSTEQHGPHAPLGTDTLNAVSVAEAAAQRYEANDDEGGDRSADDLLVAPPIPVGVAEEHRAFDGTLWVSPDTFRAYVRETAESLAHHGIEDVVFVNGHGGNVDALSETAARLSRDGTAYALAFTWFDAVGDHSSRMGHGGPLETALLRSTHPELVRDDRIEEAREGASDRWGEWVAGVNLAHDSAEFTDNGVVGDPGEATADFGDELLELSAAALVDLLAAMDTRR